The Fluviicola sp. genome segment CATGTTCATGGGGTGGATGTATCGAATTTTACGCATGTAAGGGTGAAATAAGTTTTTTTGATTAAATTATACCATATCCCTCTATGTCAATTAGCATAGGGGGTGTTATTTTCAAACATGAAAAAGTTTCTTCTGTATTTTCTACTCTTACTTTTTGCTTCCCTAATGCTTGTAAAGTTTATGGTGAGTGGAATCGTACAGATTTATAAATTAAATGACAACGGAACTGCAGCTTTACTTATATCTGGTCTAGGTAGATTGTTATTATTGTTTGGTTTTTACCTGGCACTTAAAAAAGAAGCTTTCTTCGATTTAAAAAAAGTCCTGAAAAATAATGTGGGAGTAGCTATTGTAGTTGGGATACTTCTTTTCTTATCGCTTCGTTTTGCTTTACCCTATATTGGAGTTCGTTACGGATGGGAAAACCTAACAGCATATTACTTTAAATGCTTCAGTGTGGGGTTTTCGGAGGAGGTATTGTGTCGATGGATTATTTTCGGCTTGGTAGTAGCAGCATATCCAAGAAGAAAGGCATTTGGACAAATTATTATAGTTTCAGCTATTTTTGCATTGCTTCACATTGGTAATCTAATAACGGGAGACCTTGATATTTTTTCTGTATTGAACCAGATGCTATTCGCATTCCTCATGGGATTGTTCCTTGAGGGTCTTTTCATCCGATTCAAAAATATAATACTAATAGGAGTATTACATGGTTTAATTAACTTCCACGGGATGTACAGTTCGATTTTCAAATTGGAACCGTTGCCTTTAAAAGAAGATTCTATGATGGATGTCATTCAAACCCAAATGGTATTCGGTATAATTTGTATTATTCTTCTCCTTATTTTGCGTCTGACGATGAAAAAAGAGGACATAAATCGTTTATACGCCCTCTGACCAAAGCCTCTTTAAATATTTTGCAAATTCTTCGGGAAACATAACTTGATTTGGAATTCCTAATTTTCTATATACTTCTCCGGATGAATTTGCTGATTATCTTGATGAGAAAGAAATAAATAAAAAAACCAACCCCTATTGTTTTATTAACTGGTCATTCGTTTTTGCTCTTGAATGATTTTATCAATTTCCAGAGTCATTTCCCCGGTAAGTTCTCCCCAGTTGGTGAAGAATTCATGTACAGTGCCGGTATCCTGTTTTGGAATGGTGGTGATACCTTCCACATAGCGGAAACGGTCAACAGGGCTTGGATGTGTGTCCTGTTCGCTCGTTTTGCGGTTGAGCGACTTCTGTAATTCACTTTCAAGGTCAAATTCGGTGTCAGGAAGATCTGACAATTCGTAGAAGTTTGCATGCCCTCTTTTTTGTTCTTCTGCTTGCTTGATTTCAGCATTTGCCAGCATACTGAATTCAATAGAACGGCGTACCACGAATGTCAATCCGTTGCGAAACGATTGTGCACCGTAAGTTTCAGCAGCAATACGATCTGCAAGTACTTCCTGTAAACGGGTGGCGCCGGCAGATATACGTGTAAAGATGAAATGATAAAACTTCAAAAACAAAAAGGCAATACTCCACCAGGTAGCATTCCCGGAATTGTAGAGCGCAATGTAATAGTTGGTCATATCCCGCTGAACACGCATCGCAACGCCTCCGCCCGCTGTATCACGATTGGCAAAATGCCCGTATTCATGTGCCAGAATAGCCTTGAAATCATCTTTCCGGAAGTCTTTCAAAACAGCAACTCCTAAAATAAGGACGCGCTTACCGTTATCTTGCATTTTAGCCCTCCACGAACCGGTTTCATAAACTGCCAGATCTGTTTCCGGGGTAATCCGGATTTCGTCGATTGGTCGTGTATTCAGGTCTTTTGCTACCGAGCGGGTCAAAGCAAATAATTCAGGTGCTTCCGGTTCATTCAGCAATCTTCCAGGTTCCTGCAAACGGCCTCTCACAAGTAAAGATCTTAATAACCCGATGATCGTACCACCTACAACAATGACAATAATAATGACAAGTTTAAAGGCAATAATACCCGCCGATAGCATACCGAAAACAAGCCCGCCTCCGATTGCCAGAACCAAAACCACTATAATGGGCAGGGAAACATAGTAATAGAAACCTGCGGTAGTGATCAGGATTTTATAAACCTTTCGAAGCCTGGAACTTGCCTGCAAATCATTGTTTTTGATCTGCTGTTCAATGGAACGTAATGTAATCATCGACAAAATAATTCCAACCAGGTAAAGCAATACAATACCGCTGATCCAAGCAATGACGATTACAAAAAGAATGTCCAGGAAATTCCAGATCGCACTTTCTGTTGATGATGGGCCTGTATCCGGATTGTACGGTGTATAATCCGCATTTGCTGCCAGGAAAGCATTCATTTCCTCGTTCGGTAAACCCAGTTTATTTGCAATTCGGATCTCTTTATCTGCCTTTTGCGGATCTCCGTTATTGGCAGCGAGAATCGCTGCGTAATAATGTGTTGCCATCTCATTTTTGAAATTGGCTTCCAGGAAATTCGTCGCTGCCCGGAATTGTGACATATTATTTAATCGCAGCCCGATCTGAGCATCCATTAAATAAAAACTCACATCATTTTTAGACTCAGGTAATAATTTTGACTCTTGGAGAAGACTGTCTGCACGTGCCAGATCAATGGTAGATGCATTGGTTTGCTGGATGATACAGTTTACCAGTGTAATAAGGTTGGCATAAGAGCGATTCATCTCAACTGCTCGTTCACAAAGGACGAGTCCTTCGTCTTGTTGGCCAAGTTCATTTTTAATACTTCCCAAACGTCTCACTACGTGATCAAACGACGGGGCGTGTTCGTAAATGATTGAATAAATGCTGTCTGCCAAAATCAAATCGCCTTTATCCATAGCATTGGTAGCTTGCCTGAATTCATCTACATAAGCAGGTGCAATGGACTGTAGCTCTTTTTCAATGGCCTGTTCCGCAACCTGGTCGCGTTTTTGTCCGATAACCGTCCCTGAAAAAAACAGTATGATGAAGGCAAAAAAGGTGGTGATGTATTTCATAAAGATTTAGAAAGTGATAATGACAGCAAAAATAAGTGTTTCAATGAAATACCGGGAATATGGATCACAATTTTCAGCAGGATCCGAATAACAGCGGTAATCTGACACATCAATTGCGAAAGGTTAAAACGATGTCACCCGAAACAACGGAAAGTTTCGCAGACACATATCGTGCCTGTCAGATATTCCCGCACCTCCCGATCAACCCGCATAAACAGATTGATCTTTCCTCCTTGTATCAATTAGCTTTTTATTCCTTCACAACCCGCTGGATTGCCGTACCGTAAGAATTCTCCAGGCGGAACAAGTAAATGCCCTGTTCCAGAGTAAGCAGGGAAATTTGTGCTCCGCTCGATACCGTTTGTGTCAATACTTGTTTGCCTTGTGCGTCCAATACGGTCAAATGTGCGGTTTCTCCCTGAAATAACACGGTTACCTGGTCGTGTGCAGGATTAGGTGTTATGTGCAGGTCAGAAAATGCGTGTTCTTCCAAACCTACGGAACCAATCGTATAACATGCAGTTGTGTCTTTGCAAAGTGTCATGGTATTCTCCAGGATTGCAGCATAACTTCCGTTCTGAACAGGCGTGAATGTACTTTGTCCCTGCTGTCCCGGGATGGCTTGACCGGTTGAGCAATCGATCCAGTCGCTGACTTCAGCAATGGTAGTTACAGAAAGCGTTCCTTGTCCGTTGTCAGTAATCACGCCCTGGGGCAGTTGGTTTA includes the following:
- a CDS encoding CPBP family intramembrane glutamic endopeptidase encodes the protein MKKFLLYFLLLLFASLMLVKFMVSGIVQIYKLNDNGTAALLISGLGRLLLLFGFYLALKKEAFFDLKKVLKNNVGVAIVVGILLFLSLRFALPYIGVRYGWENLTAYYFKCFSVGFSEEVLCRWIIFGLVVAAYPRRKAFGQIIIVSAIFALLHIGNLITGDLDIFSVLNQMLFAFLMGLFLEGLFIRFKNIILIGVLHGLINFHGMYSSIFKLEPLPLKEDSMMDVIQTQMVFGIICIILLLILRLTMKKEDINRLYAL
- a CDS encoding M48 family metalloprotease; amino-acid sequence: MKYITTFFAFIILFFSGTVIGQKRDQVAEQAIEKELQSIAPAYVDEFRQATNAMDKGDLILADSIYSIIYEHAPSFDHVVRRLGSIKNELGQQDEGLVLCERAVEMNRSYANLITLVNCIIQQTNASTIDLARADSLLQESKLLPESKNDVSFYLMDAQIGLRLNNMSQFRAATNFLEANFKNEMATHYYAAILAANNGDPQKADKEIRIANKLGLPNEEMNAFLAANADYTPYNPDTGPSSTESAIWNFLDILFVIVIAWISGIVLLYLVGIILSMITLRSIEQQIKNNDLQASSRLRKVYKILITTAGFYYYVSLPIIVVLVLAIGGGLVFGMLSAGIIAFKLVIIIVIVVGGTIIGLLRSLLVRGRLQEPGRLLNEPEAPELFALTRSVAKDLNTRPIDEIRITPETDLAVYETGSWRAKMQDNGKRVLILGVAVLKDFRKDDFKAILAHEYGHFANRDTAGGGVAMRVQRDMTNYYIALYNSGNATWWSIAFLFLKFYHFIFTRISAGATRLQEVLADRIAAETYGAQSFRNGLTFVVRRSIEFSMLANAEIKQAEEQKRGHANFYELSDLPDTEFDLESELQKSLNRKTSEQDTHPSPVDRFRYVEGITTIPKQDTGTVHEFFTNWGELTGEMTLEIDKIIQEQKRMTS